The proteins below are encoded in one region of Triticum aestivum cultivar Chinese Spring chromosome 1B, IWGSC CS RefSeq v2.1, whole genome shotgun sequence:
- the LOC123086932 gene encoding putative wall-associated receptor kinase-like 16: MDYQGNNLNDFFQTNGHLVLKSVDNNYKLRSFTEKEIKHITKRYSTLLGSGSFGDVYKGRLDDQRPVAVKRYKNGTNKEEFAKEVIVHSQINHKNVVKLLGCCIEENAIMIVMEFICNGNLYNILHCGNADGPIPFHLHKRLDIAIESAEALSCMHSMYSPVLHGDIKPANILLDGKYLPKLSDFGIARLLSTDEAQRTKTVIGCIGYVDPLFCQSGILTTKSDVYSFGVVLLEMITRKKATDGATSLTQCFSEALGRGKKVRQLFDVEIANDKNIKLIEDIAKLAATCLRLDDKMRPTIVEVADRLRRIRKALPQRKSESSTGINNGLIRRGKAEDVPTISLDEMKKITRNFSNGALIGESSQGRVFFKVLKYGPEYAFKSSQEIDLKIEAISRLKHENVVQLLGYWVEGDKYVLAYEYASGGTLHDILHSEDGCDRGAMCELQSRSPTKHEHCRQGSETIATQRAM, encoded by the exons ATGGATTACCAAGGAAACAATCTTAATGATTTCTTTCAAACTAATGGGCATTTGGTACTTAAAAGTGTGGACAACAACTATAAACTGCGATCCTTCACCGAAAAGGAGATAAAGCACATTACGAAAAGATATAGCACTTTGCTTGGTAGTGGCTCGTTCGGTGATGTCTACAAAGGAAGATTAGATGATCAACGCCCAGTCGCAGTAAAGAGATACAAAAATGGAACCAATAAAGAGGAGTTCGCCAAGGAGGTGATAGTGCACTCCCAGATAAACCACAAGAATGTTGTCAAATTGTTAGGATGCTGCATAGAGGAAAATGCTATTATGATTGTTATGGAGTTTATCTGTAATGGAAACCTCTACAACATCCTTCACTGTGGCAATGCTGATGGTCCTATCCCTTTTCATTTGCACAAACGTTTGGACATCGCCATTGAGTCAGCTGAAGCGCTATCATGTATGCATTCAATGTACAGTCCTGTCCTTCATGGTGACATTAAACCTGCCAATATACTGTTGGATGGAAAGTACTTGCCAAAGCTATCTGATTTTGGAATAGCAAGATTGCTTTCTACTGACGAGGCCCAGCGTACCAAAACTGTTATTGGTTGCATAGGTTATGTGGACCCTTTGTTTTGTCAGAGTGGGATTCTCACTACAAAGAGTGATGTATACAGTTTTGGAGTTGTTCTGTTGGAAATGATCACCCGAAAGAAAGCGACGGACGGGGCTACTAGTCTTACTCAATGTTTCTCTGAGGCCCTGGGTAGAGGGAAGAAGGTGAGACAACTGTTTGATGTGGAAATTGCCAATGACAAGAACATTAAGTTGATCGAAGATATTGCAAAGCTAGCAGCTACATGCTTGAGACTGGATGATAAAATGCGTCCGACAATTGTTGAGGTAGCAGATAGACTTAGGAGGATTAGAAAAGCTCTCCCCCAGCGCAAGAGTGAAAGCTCTACAG GCATCAACAATGGGCTCATAAGAAGAGGAAAGGCAGAGGATGTACCAACTATTTCCCTTGATGAAATGAAGAAAATAACAAGAAACTTTAGTAATGGTGCTTTAATAGGAGAGAGCTCACAAGGCAGAGTTTTCTTCAAAGTGTTAAAATATGGACCGGAATATGCATTCAAGTCTTCTCAAGAAATTGATTTGAAG ATTGAAGCGATTTCAAGACTGAAACACGAGAACGTTGTCCAACTTCTCGGGTATTGGGTCGAAGGAGACAAATATGTTCTTGCTTACGAGTATGCATCGGGGGGCACTTTGCATGATATTCTTCACAGCGAGG ATGGGTGCGATCGCGGCGCTATGTGTGAATTACAATCCAGATCTCCGACCAAACATGAGCACTGTCGTCAAGGGTCTGAGACAATTGCTACACAGCGAGCCATGTGA